ACTACAAGAATCTTAAGTACAGTTCAGAATATCTCGGATGTTCGTAGTATCCAAATAGGTGCCAATCCGCAGACTGGTGACAAAATCAAAGTCTCAGACGTAGCAGATGTAGCACTGTTGGAGCCGAAAGTACAAACAGAAACACGAGCCAATGACGAGCAGGCTGTATTATTGTCTGTACTTCAAGAGTCAGGAGCCAACACTGCGACTGTCTCTAAAGAGTTTAAAAAGTCATTGGATAAGTTATTGGAGGAAGAGGCATACCAAGATATTGAATCGGATGTTATTTTTGACCAAGGCGACTATGTACAGCTGGCAATTGGGAATATCGGTCAGTCATTAATTCTCGGTGGCTTGTTCGCAATGCTTGTGTTATTTGTCTTCTTACGTGGAATTAAGAGTCCAATCATCATTGGCGTAGCGATTCCGTACTCGGTTATTGTGACATTTGTCCTTATGTATTTCGCGGACTTCTCATTGAATATTATGACACTCGGTGCACTTGCACTAGGTATTGGTATGTTAGTCGATAATGCGATAGTCGTTATAGAGAATATTGAGCGACATTTAGCCATGGGGAAAACGCCAACTGAAGCAGCAAAAGATGGTTCAAAGGAAGTAGGCGGCGCTATAACTGCGTCTACGTTAACTACTCTGGCTGTATTTGTACCGGTAATCTTCATTACGGGGATCATTGGTCAAATCTTCACGGAGTTCGCATTAACGATTTCATTCAGTTTATTTGCATCGTTAGTCGTTGCATTGACTGTTGTGCCGATGCTGGCAAGTCGTTTGTTGAAGACGCCAACTGAAGAAACTCTTGAGAAAAAGAGCCATGTGAAGAAAAATCAGAGATTCGAAAAATCTGTTAAATGGGCATTAGGGCATCGTTTACTCGTGTTACTACTAACGACTGTTTTATTGGCAGGAAGCGCATTCGGAATTTTAAAAGTAGGAACGGAATTCTTACCTGCTACGGATGAAGGGGCTTTCAGTATTAATGTTGCGTTACCAAATGGCGCTTCACTTGATGCGACAGACGACGTAGTAAAGCGAATAGAAGAAGAAATGAAGAAGCAAGACGACGTAGAAGTGTACGTCAGTTTAGTCGGTGGAACACAACAAAGCATGGCACAAGGCGGATCAGAAAGTAATATGGCGGAAGTGTATGTGAAGCTAATTCCACTCGATGAACGCGATCGCTCTGTCTTTGAATTTGTAGACAAAGTACAGCCAATCGTCGAGCAGGAAATCGGTGATGATGCAGAAATTAGCTTCAATTTGCAAACCGCTGCTGGATCAAGTCCAAATACATTATCATTCTCCCTTAATGATACAAATGAAGAACGTTTAGGTAATGCAGTATCTAAGTTAGATAAGAAGTTACGTGAGCTGGATACCGTGACAGATGTTGAAAATGATTTAGTAGATACAGTAGAAGAAATAAAAATTGAAGTGGATCGTGAAAAAGCTTCAGATGTCGGATTGGCGCCGTATCAAATCGCGCAAACGGTTAGTGACGTTACGCGAGGTGTCTTTGCTTCACAAATCGTCTTTGAGAAAACTGGCGAAGTAGTGGGAGTAAACGTAGGGTACGATGAGCGTTTCCGCAATAGTATAGATAAGCTAAAGGAATTGGAATTAAAAACACCGCTAGACACGTTTGTTAAGTTGAAGGATATAGCGAGTGTTGAAATCGCAGAAGGTCCTGCAGCCATTGTGCGTGTAGACCAAGCACATTCCATCGCCTTTACGGTGAAATATCTATCCAGTGAATCATTGGGGGATATGACGAAAAAGGTAAATGATATTGTGGATGATCTGGATCTACCTAGCGAAGTGGAACTTTCATACGGTGGAGATCGTGAGTTATTTGAAAGTGCGATTAACGATATGCTGTTAGCGATTGTATTGGCAGTAGTCTTAGTATATATCGTAATGGCTGCACAGTTCGAATCGTTCAAATATCCATTCGTTATTATGTTCTCGGTACCTCTTATGCTAATTGGTGTTTCACTGGGATTGGTCTTTACGAACACACCGGTCAGTGTAACGGCAGTCATCGGTCTTCTCATATTAGTGGGAATAGTCGTCAACAACGGGATTGTATTGGTTGATTATATTAATCAACGTAAAGAAGCAGGACTCAGCTCGTACGATGCGATTATATCCTCTGTACGCGACCGTGTTCGTCCTATCTTGATGACGGCCCTGACGACTATTTTAGGCTTACTACCGCTAGCTCTAGGACTCGGTGAAGGTTCTGAGTTGAACCAGCCGATGGGTATTGCAGTAATTGGTGGATTAATCAGTTCAACATTCCTGACGTTGTATATTGTGCCGATCATTTACAGTTTATTAGATCGTGACACACGCAGAGGTATGAATACGCCAAAAAAAGCACGACCCGTAACGGAAGAAGATCAACCCGTCACGGTAACTGAAACGGTCACCGTGACCGAGACAGTAACGGAAACTGTCACTGTAAGAGAAACCAAGTAATTCAAAAAGCCGGCAAATGGGATTTTCCCTTTTCCGGCTTTTTTATAGGATGTTGAATAAGTTACACAAAAGAATAATATAGTAGGACTAGTAATGTATACGCCAGTGAGTTGAATGCTAATGCGCTTGTTTTTATGTCGTCAAACATCTGTACTTTTAATTTAATAGCACTATGGGCATCTCCTAAATCATTTGCAAATCAAAGTTATCATGTTATAATACTTTAAAAGTATCCGATATCTTAATAACTTTTGACGCAATGTCAAAGGGGAGTAGCTATAGGGAAACCTATTTCATAATCGTCAATACGTGACTGCCTCGACGGTCATCGGTTATGATAGCTGGATTTTGAACGTGAAATTCCGACTTAGCGAGACCTTTGCCTAATTATTAGGTGAGGGTCTTTTTATTTTGTAGAAAACAAGGAGGAATTATGTTGGATCCGATTTTATTAGAATATGCATGGGTACTCTTAGTATTAATCGTACTCGAAGGCCTATTAGCAACAGACAACGCCGTAGTAATGGCAGTAATGGTCAAACACTTACCGAAACTCCAACAAAAGAAAGCTTTATTTTATGGTTTACTAGGGGCATTCGTCTTTAGATTTACTGCATTATTTATGATTACATTTTTAGTGAAGTTCTGGGAGATACAAGCCATCGGCGCTATTTACTTGTTGTTCATATCGGGTAAAAATATATACGACAAAATTACCCATAAGCCGGAGGGGCATCCAAATCAAAAGCCGAAAAAACAATCAGGTTTCTGGATGACCGTGTTGAAAGTGGAACTTGCAGATATCGCGTTCGCATTGGACTCTATGCTCGCGGCTGTTGCGCTTGCGGTAACGTTGCCAGAGTTAGGTAACTTCCACGTTGGTGGCATTAACGGAGGACAGTTCGTAGTCATGTTGTTGGGTGGTATGATTGGTTTAATCATGATTCGTTTTGCGGCGAAACAATTCGTAGTTATGCTGGAAAAGTATCCTACATTGGAAACAGCAGCATTCTTAATTGTAGGTTGGGTTGGTGTTAAGTTAGTCGTCCTAACTCTTGCGCATCCTGAGCTACTCATCATTCCTGAAGCATTCCCGCATTCGACATTGTGGAAAATGACGTTCTGGACTGTGTTATTAGTCTTGGCAGTAGGCGGATATCTACTGGCCGTCGCAAAATCTAAGGTGAAAGCTAATAAATAATACGAAAACAGTCTCTTCCAAGTATGTTGGAGAGACTGTTTTTTATCTGTAGTTTAGAATGATGTAAAGAGTGTAAAGTTCTGTATATAGCTATCTTTTCATCAGGGGATTTGATAAAGTAGGAAAATGAAGTTTCCGTTATGAAAGGAATTTGAAAAAGATGAGGCTTTCCAGGGAAGTTTTTCATAAGTTTACGCCAGCACAGATTATCGCTTTCTACTACTTTTTGGCGATTGCATCCTCTTTTCTTTTACTGAACTTGCCAGGTGTATATAAACCAGGTGTGAAAGTGGCCATTATAGATAGCTTGTTTACCGCAGTGAGCGCAGTGAGCGTAACAGGATTGACGCCTATTAGTATCGGGGAAACGTACTCCGTATTCGGCCTTTGCATGATCATGCTCGTGCTTCAGCTCGGTGGTATCGGCATCATGTCATTAGGAACTTTTTTCTGGCTACTTGTAAAGAAGAAAATCGGCATGAGAGAGCGGCAATTGATTATGATTGACACCAATCAGTACACATTACAAGGCGTCGTTCAATTAATTCGTCAAATCATTCAATTGATCGTAGCCATTGAGATTATTGGTGGCGGTATTTTAACACTATATATTTATCGTTTTTATAATTCATTTAGTGAAGCGTTGTTGAACGGTATGTTCATGGCGGTGTCTGCCACTACGAATGCGGGGTTTGATATTACCGGTTCATCGATGATGCCTTATCATGATGATTATTTCGTGCAACTGATATTGATGATCTTGATTATTTTAGGTGCTATTGGATTTCCCGTCCTAATCGAAGTGAAGAGCTTCTTTTCGAAAAAAGTACCCCATTTTCGCTTTTCACTTTTTACGAAGATTACGACGTCGACATTCGGTGTTTTATTACTAGTGGGTACATTAACTATTTGGTTGTTAGAATCATTCAATTCATTTAAAGGAATGAGTTGGCACCAACAATTTTTCACCGCATTATTCCATTCGGTTTCTGCGCGCTCTGCAGGTCTTGTGACATACGACGTGACGCAATTCAGTGAAGCAACAGATATTTTTGTTAGTGCGCTTATGTTCATTGGTGCTTCGCCAAGTTCTGTAGGCGGAGGGATCCGTACGACAACATTTGCCATTGCGTTATTATTTCTCATTAACTTTGCAAAGGGGAATGACGTCATACACATTTTTAAACGCCAAATTAAATTGATTGACGTATTCCGTTCGTATGCAGTTATTCTTGTCGCGTGTTTTATGGTGTTGGCGGCATTACTATTACTGTTACTTACAGAGCCTGGGATTCCTGTTATTCCATTGCTATTTGAAATCACATCAGCTTTCGGAACGTGTGGTATGTCACTTGGTATTACAGGGGATTTATCAGTGTTCGGTAAGTTGATTATTATGGTACTGATGTTCATTGGACGAGTAGGGTTGATATCGTTCATTTATACAATCGGTGGCAAATCGAATAAAACACCGTATCATTATCCAAAAGAGCGTGTCATTATCGGTTAAGTCGAAATAAAAACCGCAGCAAGCGAATTTTCGCGTGCTGCGGTTTTATTATGGAGAGACAGTTTCCAGTACTTGTTCGGGCAAATGGTAGTGCTGTGCTTTTTCACCTGGAGTGTATTGTACAATAAGATACCCAGGATTTTTTATGACAGAAAGATCTTCTTTCAATTGAGCAGAGGTTTTCGTAACGAAAACTTGCTTCCGGATAGTTCGTTCCGTATAACCAGTCGACTCAAATGAATCACCGAGCAAGTGTGGAGAACGTAAAATGGTCTGATAAACTTCTTTTAGCTGTTCTTCTGTTACTACAGTATTCCACCAGATCTTTCTAGGTAAGAACTTTTGGTGAAGTAAATAATCCATCTTCAATAGACTAACTGCAATAGACGTATCAATTTTCAATACTTCTTCTAGGAAACGTTCCAAGCGAGTG
This window of the Sporosarcina ureae genome carries:
- a CDS encoding efflux RND transporter permease subunit; this translates as MKISSFSVKRPVFTLVTMFLVIILGAVSFFKIPVTLIPDLNPPVAVVVTNYPGASPTEVSEKITKPLEESLSTAPGLKSMQSSSQEGANLVFLQFDWDSSIDDVQMDILQRIDQVEVPDGANKPRFMKFDPSQFPVIQLSLRSVDKDTDIRKIAEELEKELRRIEGVASVNVSGKIIEDVQVILDPDKLKGFGLAQSDVVQAIQASNVSMPGDPIDTNDGRKLTTRILSTVQNISDVRSIQIGANPQTGDKIKVSDVADVALLEPKVQTETRANDEQAVLLSVLQESGANTATVSKEFKKSLDKLLEEEAYQDIESDVIFDQGDYVQLAIGNIGQSLILGGLFAMLVLFVFLRGIKSPIIIGVAIPYSVIVTFVLMYFADFSLNIMTLGALALGIGMLVDNAIVVIENIERHLAMGKTPTEAAKDGSKEVGGAITASTLTTLAVFVPVIFITGIIGQIFTEFALTISFSLFASLVVALTVVPMLASRLLKTPTEETLEKKSHVKKNQRFEKSVKWALGHRLLVLLLTTVLLAGSAFGILKVGTEFLPATDEGAFSINVALPNGASLDATDDVVKRIEEEMKKQDDVEVYVSLVGGTQQSMAQGGSESNMAEVYVKLIPLDERDRSVFEFVDKVQPIVEQEIGDDAEISFNLQTAAGSSPNTLSFSLNDTNEERLGNAVSKLDKKLRELDTVTDVENDLVDTVEEIKIEVDREKASDVGLAPYQIAQTVSDVTRGVFASQIVFEKTGEVVGVNVGYDERFRNSIDKLKELELKTPLDTFVKLKDIASVEIAEGPAAIVRVDQAHSIAFTVKYLSSESLGDMTKKVNDIVDDLDLPSEVELSYGGDRELFESAINDMLLAIVLAVVLVYIVMAAQFESFKYPFVIMFSVPLMLIGVSLGLVFTNTPVSVTAVIGLLILVGIVVNNGIVLVDYINQRKEAGLSSYDAIISSVRDRVRPILMTALTTILGLLPLALGLGEGSELNQPMGIAVIGGLISSTFLTLYIVPIIYSLLDRDTRRGMNTPKKARPVTEEDQPVTVTETVTVTETVTETVTVRETK
- a CDS encoding TerC family protein — translated: MDPILLEYAWVLLVLIVLEGLLATDNAVVMAVMVKHLPKLQQKKALFYGLLGAFVFRFTALFMITFLVKFWEIQAIGAIYLLFISGKNIYDKITHKPEGHPNQKPKKQSGFWMTVLKVELADIAFALDSMLAAVALAVTLPELGNFHVGGINGGQFVVMLLGGMIGLIMIRFAAKQFVVMLEKYPTLETAAFLIVGWVGVKLVVLTLAHPELLIIPEAFPHSTLWKMTFWTVLLVLAVGGYLLAVAKSKVKANK
- a CDS encoding TrkH family potassium uptake protein — protein: MRLSREVFHKFTPAQIIAFYYFLAIASSFLLLNLPGVYKPGVKVAIIDSLFTAVSAVSVTGLTPISIGETYSVFGLCMIMLVLQLGGIGIMSLGTFFWLLVKKKIGMRERQLIMIDTNQYTLQGVVQLIRQIIQLIVAIEIIGGGILTLYIYRFYNSFSEALLNGMFMAVSATTNAGFDITGSSMMPYHDDYFVQLILMILIILGAIGFPVLIEVKSFFSKKVPHFRFSLFTKITTSTFGVLLLVGTLTIWLLESFNSFKGMSWHQQFFTALFHSVSARSAGLVTYDVTQFSEATDIFVSALMFIGASPSSVGGGIRTTTFAIALLFLINFAKGNDVIHIFKRQIKLIDVFRSYAVILVACFMVLAALLLLLLTEPGIPVIPLLFEITSAFGTCGMSLGITGDLSVFGKLIIMVLMFIGRVGLISFIYTIGGKSNKTPYHYPKERVIIG